The sequence below is a genomic window from Monodelphis domestica isolate mMonDom1 chromosome 2, mMonDom1.pri, whole genome shotgun sequence.
atttttctcatGCTGTAATTACATTAGTTTGGGGaagagtggtggtggtggtataatcacacacattctctctctctctctctctctctctctctctctctctccctctctctctctatctctctctcacatacacacacacacacacacacacacacacacacacacacacacacacacacacacacacactccccccctctcccttccaGCTTTATCAGTGAGATATGTGAGATCATGGTTCTTGTGCTATCAGCTCAGTGGTTCTATTCTCCTTGTCCAGGTGGCTGAGGATGAAGTAAATGATAACAGTGCTGAGTGTGTGGTATGTCTCTCAGATGTCCGGGATACCTTGATTTTACCCTGCCGCCACCTCTGCCTCTGTAACACCTGTGCAGACACCCTTCGCTACCAAGCCAACAACTGTCCTATCTGCCGACTGCGTAAGTCCTGAGGATGGAGGGAAAGGCACCATCAGTAGGTCAGGGCAAGGAAGTTGATATATAAAGCACCAAAGCCCTTGTTGCATCTGGGATCTGGCAAATACATGGAGCctctgggaaaaggaagaagggaatgcTTGTCATCCTCTCCCTCCCACGTGCTTTCTACCCTGTATCAAGGTATCTTAACTGGACATCTTTCCTTTTCACAGCATTTCGGGCTCTGCTTCAGATCCGGGCCATGAGGAAGAAACTGGGCCCCTTGTCCCCAACCAACTTTAACCCCATCATCTCTTCCCAAACATCTGACTCTGAAGAACACTCAGTAAGTTGGGTCATGGTCTAGAATAGGAGCCCTTTCCCATGTTCTAGGACTAGGGAACAGGTGCTCTAGAGGATCCCTTCTGACTTCTTATcttctttgtccttttctttACCACCCTGACATTATAAGCAGTGAAATTGCACTCTGATATGTGCCTTATGTATCTTTTTAATAAACCCACCAAAATTAAGTTGTTTTGAAGCTGGTTAAAACCGTCTCTTGAGTACCATAGTAAACAGAACTACTTTTCTTCCTGGAcatccattttctaattttttttatgtcaAATACCACTTCAGAGAACCATAACTCTGTAAATAATCATTAAGAGGGAGCAGACAAATGACTGTTCTGTAATTCAATAATATTTACTTATCAATTCTCTAAAAGGTATTTATCTTTCTCCCACTTTATAGCTGAGTATAATAACAAGGTCCAGAAAGACAAATTAATCTAATGGTTTCATAGTGGAAGACACAGGGTTAGGGACAGTATCCCAACTTTTCAGCTCTTTCCTTTTTACTTGGACATTATCTCTCTTAAGAGTAACCCACTGACAGGCTCCAGGTAGAATTATTTACATCAATGCTGTCCTCCCTTCCTGATGCTTTTCTTTTCCCTCGATAGTGTTGTTCTGAAAAGAATCTTTCATACATTTCATTTCATACACTCATGAAactaagatatattttaaaacaaggaTGCTTATTCAATGCTATAGACACTTGCTATTTTTAGAGTTTAACAACTTGTCTCTGGTTCTCCTAGTCCTCAGAGAACATCCCCTTGGGTTACGAAGTGGTATCTCTGCTGGAAGCCCTAAATGGGCCCCTCACTCCATCCCCAGCTGCTCCTCCACTTCACGTGCTTGGAGACACCCACCTGTCAGGGATGTTGCCTTCTTATGGCAGTGATGGACATCTCCCCCCACTAAGAACTGTCTCTCCTCTTGACCGCCTCTCTGACTGCAGCAGCCAAGAACTCAAGCTTAAGAATAGTCTTTCCAAGTGAGTACCCAGTGGTTTGACAGTCatgtctctaggattcttttgtGGGATGAGTTTGAATGTTTCCAgcactctttcctttttataaaaaaactTTAGTGCTTTatcaatactttttaaaaaacaccatTATCATTTCTTAATACCCATTATAATCATGATCATAGTCAGAATAATAATGGCATTTTGGAGGCATTTTGAGAATTTCAAAGCACTTATCTCAATTAATACTCACAAATaacctggaaagtaggtgctattattatctccattttataggtgaggaaattgaggcaaactggtgttaaatcacacagctagtaagtgccccAAGCAGGAGTTTACTCTTCCTTAATAACAAAGAAGTCCAGTTAAACCACACAGATTGCCACAGAGCACCATGTCTGATAGCATAGGTCTCATTCCACCATCTTTCTGCTGAAGAGAGGGGTTAATACATTTTTTCCTGTCAGGCCTCTGGAACCAGGATTAATCATCACATTGATCCAAGCTGCTCCAATGCTTTCCTCACCTGCCCAGTGACAGTGGTAGCTTTTATCTTGCCTCCTTAAGGAGAAACTGATTCTCTGAGACTTTTCTAGACTTCAACCACCAAACACTTGGGGTGCCTTCAGAACATTAAGGAAAGGACTGCACTATCTATCATTGATTATATGACATTCAAACACAGCAGCAtaaggtagtagtagtagagtttagaaatttaaaatgtatgCTGGAGGGCTTTCTGCACTCTTCAGAAAACATGCTGATGCTTCTAGGCCTAAGAAAGAGGTGGTATTGATGCTCCAAGGGACTATAGATCAGAATAATAATGACTTTCTTTAATTTtgtgacaatttttaaaaaaaactgaactaGTCATTAGTATATGCAAACCGTTTGTGATAGAGTAGGGAGAGGGGCATTTTTGATGTCCCTAATGgagcctccagagagagagagagaatatatttatatagaagcAAGTACAACAGATCTTTGATGGAGCCAAAGCAAGAGTGTTACATGATATAGCCCTTAGGCCACAACCTTTCTTCTTGCCCAAGAATCACCCAAACCCTTGGGTGTCCCCCTTGATgtttctcactcactcactcctccCAAGTATAGAATTTGATTGATTTGAGTACAACAGAATTCGCTTCTTCAGATGTCTGTCTGTTTGGGTCATAAGTATTTGCTTTAAACTTACCCAggtccatctcccagaattcatCCATGTTACACGAAGAAGAGGATGATGAACAGTCCTGTAGCGAGTCTGAAATGCACCTCTCCCCCAGGCAGTCTCCTCATCAGCTTGAAGAGGTGACAGCCACTctgctccctttcctctcctgggATACATGACCCTTCTTCTAAGTATCCACTGCCCTCCTACCCTGTCCTGCACAGCCCCTCTCTGGAAAACACACCCTCCCTTCGGTTCCCTCCCTCTTCAGGGCTCACGGCAGACATGTTTATTGGGAGCTGAGCTGCCTATTCTGTATTCATTGTGAGGCCTTAGACTCTCATCTTCAGAATGGAAGAACTTGCCCATAATTACCAGGGCCAAGGGTTTTCCCAAGGAACAGCTGCTAGGTGACCTATGTCACCTGAGCCCTAGCTGCGTACAATTCCAGCAGATGCTGTGCCCTAGGCAGGCTGGGATGACTGtagttttccctcctcccttgggAGGGACTTGTCATTCCAGGCTAAAATTGAAGAGAAGTGATGACAAAAGAAACACCAATACTAATGTTACctgttcccttccttttctgaGGACAGTCAGTGTCAGCCTCCTAGCTGCTGGTTTcctttttacacacacacacacacacacacacacacacacacacatacacacaaatgcaAATGCACACgtgtatgcacatatacacattgCCACCAACCATATCTGCTTTGAGTTCACTCTGCCTTCCCTTTGTTGCTTTTCCAGGACTGCGGTGCCACTCCAGAGAGTGAGAATCTCACTTTATCTTCATCAGGAGCCATTGGCCAGTCATCTTGCACAGGGACCCCTCTCTCTTCCACAATTTCTTCCCCCGAAGGTACTTAAGGGAGCAGGACTCAGAGTTGCTATGGCCCTTTTCTTCTGCTCGGGTCACAAGGACTCAAATTGGATGTCATCAGTTAACACCCAAGTGTGGTAAATGGAGCTCCCTGGTTGAAGGATGGACAGGACACCTCTTCCACTGAGTTACTTAGTGGTGGCAGCTTCATTGACCCCTGGGCTGGGGACCCAATTTCCATTAGCCTCTTCTGATTTCCATCTCTGAGAGAACAAGGAGAgtttctggtttttgttttttaaccttaatATTGGTTTCAGTCCTCCTGGTCTCGGGAGAAtatctctctcactctttttatTTTGAAACAATACTAGTTTAGAGACTCAgacataaatttagagctggaagagacactAGAGACCATCcatccaaacctttcattttataaatgaggaaactgaaccacaGAAATATgggacttccccagggtcacacaagtagtaagcatCTAAGatagggtttgaactcagaacttcccaactccaggtccagtgctttaacCAGCATTCCATGAACTGATTTAACAGTGTGGCAACCGCCCTTTCTTCTTGTCTTCTGTCTCTAGTCCCAAAGACTAAATTCTGAGCGCTATCCCTTAAATAAGGCAaaacctcaataaatttcagttCTAGTACCTTTTTAGTTTAGCATAGGAAAAGGTTCCTGAGGTGTTTGTTGCCTAGGGGATAGAGaagatttcctcttttttttaagctGTCGAGAtctatttctttcctctcttgcCTTCAGTGTAACTAAGGTGGCTGAGCTTCTCTCATCTGTTCTCTCCATAGACCCTGTCAGCAGCAGCCTGGCACAATCTGTCATGTCCATAGCCTCTTCCCAAAGCCAGAACTCCCAGATCAGCACTGACACGGTCTCTTCTATGTCTGGTTCCTATATTGCCCCTGGCACAGAAGAAGAGGGAGATGCTCTCCCTTCCCCACTTGCTGCCAGTGGAGCTCCATCGGAAGAAGGCGAGGTAGGGAGAAAGCTGCTGGCATCGTCATTGCCCCTCAAACTAAACACACCTGGAAAAGCAGCTTGAGATCAGTGGGGCTTCTGTTCACTCCAAGAATAGATTCAACAACAGTTCAGTAAGCATCTCTTAAATTCCTATTAAGTCCATGGGCACCGGTGACAAAAAGACAACAATAAAATACTCCCTACCCtttaggaatttacattctatgaGGGGAAttccacatatgtaaaataaatacaaagtcattttgGTGGGGGATGCAGGGGATACAATAGCTTAGGATGCCTGGGAAAGCCTCATGTGGGAATTGAGACTTTGTTAGACCTTAAAGGGACCTGGGAAATCTGGTACCATGATTTGGGCCAGTCGAGAGATAAAGACGAGACAAGGGCTGGGAGAGGACTCCACAGAACTCCATCAGTACCATGGAGGAGCAAAGCTAGTAGTTTCATTCAAAGGCCTCCTCATTTGCTCTTTCTATAACTTCTCCGGCCTTTGTCTTATGTCTCCTACTTTGTAACTAAAGCACACTTGGATCTTGAGTCTTCCACAGTCCTAGGAACAGAGCAAATTGAGGTTAGTGAACTTGTCACTTACCTGTTTTTGTCATTTTGCAGTTGATGCCCATTGAGTCTCCAGATGCTGATTTTGTTGGGGTCCCAGCAGAAGAGCAGGATGCAGAGGTAACAGGCTAAACAGCAGTGCCCCCTTTCCTGTAGTTGGTAAAGATGCTTGAGCTGAAAAACCAATAATCTCGAGACTTTAAGGATAGACATCAGTCCAGTGTGGGGAGCTACTACTGCAAGGCAACACTGCTACATTCAGACTCAGTATAGAGGCAAGATGTGGTGAGGATATTATTCAGGAAATTGCTCATTTTTGGACCCTCCTACAACTGTTTGTTGGCATAATATTTTGGATGGAGATTCCAAAGAGGAGACTTTGTTGCAGAATCCCAAGTTTTGATCACATTAGTTGATTACTCATTACATAGGAAGGATCACTATATACCTTTCCATTGAGCCAGGTCTAGGTAGAATATAAAACTTCCGGATTCCTGAGCCAGAGATTTGTATTGACTTGCCATTGGTCTTATGTCTCATTTAGTGCTCTCTCTTGTGATTTTAATCCAAAGAAGCAAAAAACTAATCAAGGGCATTCCCCCCAactcaaaaaaaaaccctctccatAGGGACAAATCAGTGTAAAATTGATCAGACCCAGACCCCTATAGATGAACTGCACCTCACTAAGCAGAATCTTCCCCCAGTCAACACAACAGGGAGAATGGGACATGATGGGGTACAAAGCCAGAAAGGAGGTGCAGGAGGAGCCTTGAGCAGAGTGAGAAAAATTCCTGAAGAATATGCCCACTGTCAAGAGGCTACAAGAAACAGATATATAAAATGGAAGGGAGTCTGTTGTTATTGATTCTTCTACAAGGGTTAGTAGATGATTGGACATTTAGAGATTCTATCTAGTGAGAACAGAAAACGATGTTTAGATCAGCTtctatatggtaataaataaatattgagcGTGGAATTGGAGACTAAGTGTATATCACAACCCAGACACGCCCGTAATGTGGGAGCTACTTGGGTTTTTTTCTACTTGTATCTTCTTTATGATAAGGGCAGGTTTTGTAGGAGTTTATATTGGTCTGGGATGTCCTGCCTTGTTCTTTCAATATTCATAGCCTCCCTGCTGTGTTCTAGGGGAACGATGTATTGGAAGAAGAAGATGGATCTCCTACACGGGAAGATGGTAACGGACTGGCCTTTTGcctgcttttattttcattttctttctaaggTGGTGATgtcaaggcaaagaaaagaggatCATTTGACTTGGTGGCATTATTTAGTTGTATGACTGATAAAGAGAAAGTTATCTTGTCTGCAATGTATGAAAGTCAGCAGGGTAACAGGAGGATCCTAGTGTATCTTCCTGACTTTctgggaggaaaaaggggaggaaggaaaggtagaaaggaaggtaaggggaagagaaaggaaagatggaaagatttaTTTCATTCctatatgtgctaggcactgtgctaataagtGCTGGGGTGTTAGGGTAAGGACTCTCCTTAAGTCAGATTATGTTTTCATATGGTGGTGTGACCTTCAGAGGATCCTGGACAGTTGCCTGCTCACTTTCTTTCTCCCTGAGTGGCTCTTCAGCCAAGTGACACAGGACCATTCAGACTGCCCTTCTATGGTAGAAGCAGCAACAGTGCCTTACAGTAATTTCTTTACTTCAGGGAAAGGACCTTAATTTGATTCCCTTTCATTCAGAAGATTGCTCTCCTTCCCCCAAAAGAAAGACCTTGAGGAATCGTAGCTAATGTAGTAAGAAAATTGTTGAGAAAGTAGAGGCATGAATTTTCCTTAAAGGTACCATCTAGGCAAGTCGTTCCAGTGTCCATTCATTGACAACATCTGAGACGTTAATGGTCTCTTCTTAAAATGGAAAGGgtattcttccctcctcccttccctctcctcactGAAAATTAGCTCAGCATTTAGTAAAAGGATGATCCAGACAGGAAGGATCTAGGGCAAAAATCGACGCCAAGTGTCCCGGGGTTGAGAATCTATTCTCTCCATGAAATTTGTCATGTCAAAGGGGATAGATCAAAGCACGTGCCAGGCCTAAGCCAGCCTCCACCCCCAACCTGGCTGTAGACCTCTCAGCCGTCCTCCTGGTTGCTTTTGCTTGAGTGCTGGCCACTGCTTGGAAAATTTCACAGGGTGTGCATGCACACAGCCAGCCCAGCCCAAGAGCCTCCCAGGCAGACTAGTGACCACTGCTTAAAGCTGTGCCTCCTATCACCCCTTGCACACCAGCCAGAGGCAAACCATGAACTCAAACCATGTTGGTAGGATCACAGGCCACCCAAGTGATTGCTTGCtcattccaaaataaaaacagactTGCTTAAAATCGTAGCTTTTAgtgaatttatcttatttttttctaaaatgcagGTTGCCAGACTTCTGGTTGTTCCTTTAAAGTGCAGGGTTATGTTTCTTCCTGATGTCCTGTAGGCCATTTGGCAAACTCatgatttcctttttccttttcaccAAGGAATAGAGGAGGGCTTTAAAGAATGACTTCTGTAACTCCCCTTGCCCCCTTACATGTCTGTAGGTTTCTGGT
It includes:
- the RNF157 gene encoding E3 ubiquitin ligase RNF157 isoform X3, producing the protein MGALTSRQHAGVEEVDIPSNSVYRYPPKSGSYFASHFIMGGEKFDSTHPEGYLFGENSDLNFLGNRPVAFPYAAPPPQEPVKTLRSLINIRKDTLRLVKCTEEVKTPGEEVSKAKVHYNVEFTFDTDARVAITIYYQATEEFQNGIASYIPKDNNLQSETVHYKRGVCQQFCLPSHTVDPSEWAEEELSFDLDREVYPLVVHAVVDEGDEHFGHCHVLLATFEKHTDGTFCVKPLKQKQVVDGVSYLLQEIYGIENKYNTQDSKVAEDEVNDNSAECVVCLSDVRDTLILPCRHLCLCNTCADTLRYQANNCPICRLPFRALLQIRAMRKKLGPLSPTNFNPIISSQTSDSEEHSSSENIPLGYEVVSLLEALNGPLTPSPAAPPLHVLGDTHLSGMLPSYGSDGHLPPLRTVSPLDRLSDCSSQELKLKNSLSKSISQNSSMLHEEEDDEQSCSESEMHLSPRQSPHQLEEDCGATPESENLTLSSSGAIGQSSCTGTPLSSTISSPEDPVSSSLAQSVMSIASSQSQNSQISTDTVSSMSGSYIAPGTEEEGDALPSPLAASGAPSEEGELMPIESPDADFVGVPAEEQDAEGNDVLEEEDGSPTREDGQRTCAFLGMECDNNNDIDIAVVKTLDNKLCSEVCLPAEVPESCPINIEE
- the RNF157 gene encoding E3 ubiquitin ligase RNF157 isoform X2 codes for the protein MGALTSRQHAGVEEVDIPSNSVYRYPPKSGSYFASHFIMGGEKFDSTHPEGYLFGENSDLNFLGNRPVAFPYAAPPPQEPVKTLRSLINIRKDTLRLVKCTEEVKTPGEEVSKAKVHYNVEFTFDTDARVAITIYYQATEEFQNGIASYIPKDNNLQSETVHYKRGVCQQFCLPSHTVDPSEWAEEELSFDLDREVYPLVVHAVVDEGDEHFGHCHVLLATFEKHTDGTFCVKPLKQKQVDGVSYLLQEIYGIENKYNTQDSKVAEDEVNDNSAECVVCLSDVRDTLILPCRHLCLCNTCADTLRYQANNCPICRLPFRALLQIRAMRKKLGPLSPTNFNPIISSQTSDSEEHSSSENIPLGYEVVSLLEALNGPLTPSPAAPPLHVLGDTHLSGMLPSYGSDGHLPPLRTVSPLDRLSDCSSQELKLKNSLSKSISQNSSMLHEEEDDEQSCSESEMHLSPRQSPHQLEEDCGATPESENLTLSSSGAIGQSSCTGTPLSSTISSPEDPVSSSLAQSVMSIASSQSQNSQISTDTVSSMSGSYIAPGTEEEGDALPSPLAASGAPSEEGELMPIESPDADFVGVPAEEQDAEGNDVLEEEDGSPTREDGQRTCAFLGMECDNNNDIDIAVVKTLDNKLCSEVCLPGTWQVDNNAISCRNSQCWHLSSSSLEDPENEPCVKGSMAV
- the RNF157 gene encoding E3 ubiquitin ligase RNF157 isoform X1; this translates as MGALTSRQHAGVEEVDIPSNSVYRYPPKSGSYFASHFIMGGEKFDSTHPEGYLFGENSDLNFLGNRPVAFPYAAPPPQEPVKTLRSLINIRKDTLRLVKCTEEVKTPGEEVSKAKVHYNVEFTFDTDARVAITIYYQATEEFQNGIASYIPKDNNLQSETVHYKRGVCQQFCLPSHTVDPSEWAEEELSFDLDREVYPLVVHAVVDEGDEHFGHCHVLLATFEKHTDGTFCVKPLKQKQVVDGVSYLLQEIYGIENKYNTQDSKVAEDEVNDNSAECVVCLSDVRDTLILPCRHLCLCNTCADTLRYQANNCPICRLPFRALLQIRAMRKKLGPLSPTNFNPIISSQTSDSEEHSSSENIPLGYEVVSLLEALNGPLTPSPAAPPLHVLGDTHLSGMLPSYGSDGHLPPLRTVSPLDRLSDCSSQELKLKNSLSKSISQNSSMLHEEEDDEQSCSESEMHLSPRQSPHQLEEDCGATPESENLTLSSSGAIGQSSCTGTPLSSTISSPEDPVSSSLAQSVMSIASSQSQNSQISTDTVSSMSGSYIAPGTEEEGDALPSPLAASGAPSEEGELMPIESPDADFVGVPAEEQDAEGNDVLEEEDGSPTREDGQRTCAFLGMECDNNNDIDIAVVKTLDNKLCSEVCLPGTWQVDNNAISCRNSQCWHLSSSSLEDPENEPCVKGSMAV
- the RNF157 gene encoding E3 ubiquitin ligase RNF157 isoform X5, with protein sequence MGALTSRQHAGVEEVDIPSNSVYRYPPKSGSYFASHFIMGGEKFDSTHPEGYLFGENSDLNFLGNRPVAFPYAAPPPQEPVKTLRSLINIRKDTLRLVKCTEEVKTPGEEVSKAKVHYNVEFTFDTDARVAITIYYQATEEFQNGIASYIPKDNNLQSETVHYKRGVCQQFCLPSHTVDPSEWAEEELSFDLDREVYPLVVHAVVDEGDEHFGHCHVLLATFEKHTDGTFCVKPLKQKQVVDGVSYLLQEIYGIENKYNTQDSKVAEDEVNDNSAECVVCLSDVRDTLILPCRHLCLCNTCADTLRYQANNCPICRLPFRALLQIRAMRKKLGPLSPTNFNPIISSQTSDSEEHSSSENIPLGYEVVSLLEALNGPLTPSPAAPPLHVLGDTHLSGMLPSYGSDGHLPPLRTVSPLDRLSDCSSQELKLKNSLSKSISQNSSMLHEEEDDEQSCSESEMHLSPRQSPHQLEEDCGATPESENLTLSSSGAIGQSSCTGTPLSSTISSPEDPVSSSLAQSVMSIASSQSQNSQISTDTVSSMSGSYIAPGTEEEGDALPSPLAASGAPSEEGELMPIESPDADFVGVPAEEQDAEGNDVLEEEDGSPTREDEPTPPWS
- the RNF157 gene encoding E3 ubiquitin ligase RNF157 isoform X4; amino-acid sequence: MGGEKFDSTHPEGYLFGENSDLNFLGNRPVAFPYAAPPPQEPVKTLRSLINIRKDTLRLVKCTEEVKTPGEEVSKAKVHYNVEFTFDTDARVAITIYYQATEEFQNGIASYIPKDNNLQSETVHYKRGVCQQFCLPSHTVDPSEWAEEELSFDLDREVYPLVVHAVVDEGDEHFGHCHVLLATFEKHTDGTFCVKPLKQKQVVDGVSYLLQEIYGIENKYNTQDSKVAEDEVNDNSAECVVCLSDVRDTLILPCRHLCLCNTCADTLRYQANNCPICRLPFRALLQIRAMRKKLGPLSPTNFNPIISSQTSDSEEHSSSENIPLGYEVVSLLEALNGPLTPSPAAPPLHVLGDTHLSGMLPSYGSDGHLPPLRTVSPLDRLSDCSSQELKLKNSLSKSISQNSSMLHEEEDDEQSCSESEMHLSPRQSPHQLEEDCGATPESENLTLSSSGAIGQSSCTGTPLSSTISSPEDPVSSSLAQSVMSIASSQSQNSQISTDTVSSMSGSYIAPGTEEEGDALPSPLAASGAPSEEGELMPIESPDADFVGVPAEEQDAEGNDVLEEEDGSPTREDGQRTCAFLGMECDNNNDIDIAVVKTLDNKLCSEVCLPGTWQVDNNAISCRNSQCWHLSSSSLEDPENEPCVKGSMAV